In a genomic window of Gopherus evgoodei ecotype Sinaloan lineage chromosome 14, rGopEvg1_v1.p, whole genome shotgun sequence:
- the TMEM74B gene encoding transmembrane protein 74B, whose product MATSCPLELSRLGQGPGARRGAAPQGAGGCSAPRTAPTAGLDNASYQAPEEEETCFGSGREAGSGPGGGAAWARAQRGDLSPRSEDGPPPEPAGHSVDYGFVSALIFLVSGIVLVVIAYTVPREPRVDPAAVTAREMERLEIYYARLGSHLDKCIIAGLGLLTLGGLLLSGLLLVSMYKGELYRRRTFPGSRGPRKTYGSINLRLKQLDGDGGQALVENEVIQVTESTTISQGS is encoded by the coding sequence ATGGCGACTTCCTGCCCCCTGGAGCTGAGCCGCCTCGGGCAGGGCCCCGGGGCCAGGCGGGGAGCGGCGCCGCAGGGAGCCGGGGGCTGCTCAGCACCGCGGACAGCTCCCACCGCCGGCCTGGACAACGCCTCCTACCAGGCGCCGGAGGAAGAGGAAACCTGCTTCGGGAGCGGCAGGGAGGCGGGGAGCGGCCCCGGGGGAGGCGCCGCCTGGGCCAGGGCGCAGCGGGGAGACCTCTCGCCCAGGTCGGAGGATGGGCCCCCGCCAGAGCCCGCCGGCCACTCCGTGGACTATGGGTTCGTTTCGGCCTTGATCTTCCTGGTGAGCGGGATCGTGCTGGTGGTGATCGCCTACACCGTCCCCCGGGAGCCCCGGGTGGACCCCGCCGCAGTGACGGCCCGGGAGATGGAGAGGCTGGAGATATACTACGCGCGCCTGGGCTCCCACCTGGACAAGTGTATCATCGCGGGGCTGGGCCTGCTGACCCTGGGGGGCCTGCTGCTCTCGGGGCTGCTGCTGGTCTCCATGTACAAGGGAGAGCTGTACCGCAGACGGACCTTCCCGGGCTCCCGGGGGCCACGGAAAACCTACGGATCTATAAACCTGAGACTGAAACAACTCGATGGCGACGGGGGACAAGCCTTGGTAGAGAATGAAGTCATCCAGGTGACAGAGTCCACAACCATCAGCCAGGGTTCTTAG